Proteins from one Salaquimonas pukyongi genomic window:
- a CDS encoding SLC13 family permease has translation MWATYAIIAFSVIGFALEKWSIEATALATLAAFLLLFSVAPGDAAGVTYHDLVMGFANPALITVLSLLMIGQALFNTDALDTPTRILARISGTGITRTLLVLLGAAGAISAFLNNTPVVVMFIPVMTAIAAQRNFDAAKGLMPLSYICILGGMTTLIGSSTNLLVADVAGKEGFDIGFFDFTVPGLMLAAAGALYIIFVMPLILRKRSGLIDQFKPGTGRQFVSQIEITPNHPLLGIQSRLGLFPQLEDMTVMMVVRRAIPIRPPFEELVLSEGDIVIVAATRASLTKALSTGSANVPSHPRDAEPSAEKEIEPDFHLAEAIVSPGSRYVGRTVQGANIRFIEGVIVMGVQRTRRMQHREFREIRLEPGDTLLVGGTMEAISRLRASRDLLLLEWSAAAVPLRRFAPRAIFIFLAIVAMASTGMLPIMVASVLGVLAMIATRCLNVRQAMRTVDSRIFMLVAAALAGAVALEKTGGAAHIANSVVALFEGSPTWVVLSAFFLAIALLTNFLSNNATAVLFTPIAVKIAQGIGAPPEAFISAVIFAANCSFATPVGYQTNLLVMGPGHYRFSDFIKAGTPLVILMWLTYSFVGPWYYGL, from the coding sequence ATGTGGGCGACCTATGCGATCATCGCCTTTTCGGTGATCGGCTTTGCACTTGAAAAATGGTCGATCGAGGCGACGGCGCTGGCAACGCTGGCGGCGTTTCTGCTGCTGTTTTCCGTCGCGCCGGGCGATGCGGCGGGCGTTACCTATCATGATCTGGTGATGGGCTTTGCCAATCCTGCGCTGATTACCGTCTTGAGCCTGCTGATGATCGGCCAGGCGCTGTTCAACACCGATGCACTGGACACGCCGACCCGGATTTTGGCGCGCATCAGCGGTACGGGCATCACGCGCACCCTGCTGGTGCTGCTGGGGGCGGCGGGCGCGATTTCGGCCTTTCTCAACAATACGCCGGTGGTGGTGATGTTCATCCCCGTCATGACGGCGATTGCCGCCCAGCGCAATTTTGACGCGGCAAAGGGGCTGATGCCGCTCTCCTATATCTGCATTCTGGGCGGCATGACGACGCTGATCGGCTCGTCGACCAACCTGCTGGTGGCCGATGTTGCCGGCAAGGAAGGGTTCGACATCGGTTTTTTCGATTTCACCGTACCCGGCCTGATGCTGGCGGCCGCCGGGGCGCTGTACATCATCTTCGTGATGCCCCTGATCCTGCGCAAGCGCTCGGGGCTGATCGACCAGTTCAAACCGGGAACCGGACGGCAATTCGTCTCCCAGATCGAGATTACGCCCAACCATCCCCTGCTTGGCATTCAGTCGCGGCTGGGACTGTTTCCCCAGCTTGAGGACATGACGGTAATGATGGTGGTGCGCCGGGCCATCCCCATCCGTCCGCCGTTTGAGGAGCTGGTTCTGTCGGAAGGCGACATCGTCATCGTGGCCGCCACGCGGGCATCCCTGACCAAGGCGCTTTCCACCGGTTCGGCCAATGTGCCCTCCCACCCCCGGGACGCTGAACCATCCGCGGAAAAGGAGATTGAACCGGATTTTCACCTTGCCGAGGCGATCGTCTCGCCCGGTTCGCGCTATGTGGGCCGCACCGTACAGGGCGCCAATATCCGCTTCATCGAGGGCGTGATCGTGATGGGCGTGCAGCGCACGCGGCGCATGCAGCATCGCGAATTCCGCGAAATCCGGCTGGAGCCGGGCGACACGCTGCTGGTGGGCGGCACGATGGAGGCAATATCCCGGCTGCGCGCAAGCCGCGACCTGCTGCTGCTGGAATGGTCGGCGGCAGCAGTGCCCCTGCGCCGTTTTGCGCCGCGGGCAATCTTCATCTTCCTTGCCATCGTTGCGATGGCCTCCACCGGGATGCTGCCGATCATGGTGGCCTCCGTGCTTGGCGTACTGGCGATGATCGCAACGCGCTGCCTCAACGTGCGCCAGGCGATGCGCACCGTCGACAGCCGAATCTTCATGCTGGTGGCCGCAGCGCTTGCCGGCGCGGTGGCGCTGGAAAAGACCGGCGGGGCGGCCCATATCGCCAATTCTGTGGTGGCGCTGTTTGAGGGCAGTCCCACCTGGGTCGTGCTGTCGGCCTTTTTCCTGGCCATTGCCCTGCTCACCAACTTTCTGTCAAACAACGCAACGGCGGTGCTGTTCACGCCGATCGCCGTCAAGATCGCCCAGGGCATCGGCGCGCCGCCGGAAGCCTTTATCAGCGCGGTGATCTTTGCCGCCAACTGTTCGTTTGCGACCCCGGTCGGCTACCAGACAAACCTGCTCGTCATGGGCCCCGGCCACTACCGGTTTTCCGATTTCATCAAGGCGGGGACACCGCTTGTCATTTTGATGTGGCTCACCTACTCTTTCGTCGGGCCCTGGTACTACGGACTATGA
- a CDS encoding RDD family protein: MKQTDHTADNTIEHDGMDRYGASPRLEGVRTRRVMAFIVDYLIVAVLTMIAMVAVFFIGILTFGLGWLLYFVLAPLVAMAYVGSTMGGPAQATPGMQFFSIRIERDDSQPVDFFLAVLHGVIFWVAHITLTPLLLAVALMSERKRLVQDILLGTSVMRSDIG, from the coding sequence ATGAAGCAGACAGATCACACCGCAGATAATACCATCGAACACGACGGCATGGACCGCTATGGCGCGTCCCCGCGCCTTGAAGGTGTGCGTACACGGCGCGTCATGGCGTTCATCGTCGACTATCTGATTGTTGCGGTACTGACCATGATTGCCATGGTGGCGGTTTTCTTCATCGGCATTCTGACCTTTGGCCTTGGATGGCTGCTTTATTTCGTGCTGGCACCGCTGGTCGCCATGGCCTATGTGGGCTCGACCATGGGCGGGCCAGCCCAGGCAACGCCCGGCATGCAGTTCTTTTCCATCCGCATCGAACGCGACGACAGCCAGCCGGTTGATTTCTTCCTCGCCGTCCTGCACGGGGTGATTTTCTGGGTTGCCCACATCACCCTGACGCCCCTTCTGCTGGCCGTGGCACTCATGTCCGAGCGCAAGCGCCTGGTACAGGACATCCTGCTGGGTACATCCGTGATGCGCTCTGATATCGGCTAA
- the msrB gene encoding peptide-methionine (R)-S-oxide reductase MsrB — MRRRDIIFSALAGSASLGTLGWLLSGNRTPAKAASESFEITRTEAEWREILTETQYAVLREEATERAFTSPLNDEKRAGTYHCAGCDLPLYSSKTKFDSGTGWPSFYEALPDAVGTRTDFKLIYPRTEVHCRRCGGHLGHIFNDGPAPTGERHCINGVALTFKPQAESAS; from the coding sequence ATGAGACGACGCGACATTATCTTTTCAGCCCTGGCTGGTTCCGCTTCGCTTGGAACGCTGGGATGGCTTTTGTCCGGCAACCGCACCCCGGCAAAGGCTGCCAGCGAAAGTTTCGAGATTACAAGGACGGAAGCTGAATGGCGGGAAATCCTTACCGAGACGCAGTATGCGGTTCTGCGCGAAGAAGCTACAGAACGCGCCTTTACCAGCCCGCTCAACGATGAAAAGCGCGCCGGCACCTATCATTGCGCAGGCTGTGACCTGCCGCTTTATTCCTCAAAGACCAAGTTCGACAGCGGCACGGGCTGGCCGAGCTTTTACGAGGCGCTGCCCGATGCCGTCGGCACCAGAACCGATTTCAAGCTGATCTATCCGCGCACAGAGGTTCATTGCCGCCGCTGCGGCGGGCATCTCGGCCACATCTTCAACGATGGTCCCGCCCCTACCGGCGAGCGCCATTGCATTAACGGTGTGGCGCTGACCTTCAAACCCCAGGCAGAAAGCGCCTCGTAA
- a CDS encoding fasciclin domain-containing protein, producing the protein MIPLTASGPAAAASHSATGNPMVGGAAMFPDKNIVENAVNSKDHTTLVAAVKAAGLAETLQGDGPFTVFAPTNAAFEKLPAGTVDTLLKPEMKADLTKVLTAHVVAGKITSEDLAKKISAHGGRYNMQAVSGDALTAARSGSSIYIYDESGGAAKVEIADVMQSNGVIHSINDVLLPK; encoded by the coding sequence ATGATCCCCCTCACCGCCAGCGGGCCGGCGGCGGCAGCCAGCCATTCGGCCACCGGTAATCCGATGGTCGGCGGCGCAGCGATGTTTCCCGACAAGAACATTGTCGAGAACGCGGTGAACTCGAAAGATCACACGACGCTGGTCGCCGCCGTAAAGGCAGCCGGTCTGGCCGAGACGCTGCAGGGCGATGGCCCGTTCACGGTGTTCGCGCCAACCAATGCGGCATTTGAAAAACTGCCGGCAGGAACGGTGGATACGCTGTTAAAGCCGGAGATGAAGGCCGACCTAACCAAGGTACTGACCGCCCATGTGGTGGCCGGGAAGATCACCTCGGAAGACCTGGCGAAAAAGATCAGCGCCCATGGCGGCCGCTACAACATGCAGGCGGTAAGCGGCGATGCGCTGACGGCTGCCAGAAGCGGCAGCAGCATCTACATCTACGATGAAAGTGGCGGCGCCGCCAAAGTGGAGATTGCCGACGTGATGCAGTCGAACGGCGTCATTCACTCGATCAACGACGTGTTGCTGCCGAAATAA
- a CDS encoding helix-turn-helix transcriptional regulator, with protein MNVTISKEEYDRLLEAAQTLADLQAYDRTMAALDSGEEELIPAETANRILNGESPLAVFREWRGYNQSSLAKASGVNRVQIADIEAGRSSGSVATLKKLADALQVSIDDLVA; from the coding sequence ATGAACGTCACCATCTCCAAGGAAGAGTATGACCGGTTGCTTGAAGCCGCCCAAACCCTTGCCGACCTGCAGGCATATGACAGGACCATGGCAGCCCTTGATTCGGGAGAAGAGGAACTGATACCGGCAGAAACGGCAAACCGGATTTTGAACGGTGAAAGCCCTCTTGCGGTGTTTCGCGAATGGCGTGGTTATAATCAGTCGTCGCTGGCAAAGGCATCCGGTGTCAACCGGGTGCAAATCGCCGATATCGAAGCAGGACGCAGCAGCGGTTCGGTTGCAACGCTGAAGAAACTGGCGGATGCACTTCAAGTGAGCATTGATGACCTGGTGGCGTGA
- a CDS encoding type II toxin-antitoxin system RelE/ParE family toxin: protein MIDYIVAFHYSLAMRQIAYTKSALRTLRKIPDNTANLIRSKIGSYAADPESVANNVTALQGRNAIRLRVGDWRVIMNDEGAVLMILQIGPRGGVYR from the coding sequence GTGATTGACTACATAGTAGCATTTCACTACAGTCTCGCCATGAGGCAGATTGCCTACACGAAAAGTGCCCTGCGCACCCTGAGAAAAATACCGGACAACACGGCAAATCTCATTCGTTCGAAAATCGGGTCATATGCCGCTGATCCGGAATCTGTGGCCAACAATGTGACCGCGCTGCAGGGCCGCAACGCCATCCGGCTCAGGGTCGGTGATTGGCGTGTCATCATGAACGATGAGGGTGCCGTATTGATGATATTGCAGATCGGCCCGCGCGGAGGGGTATACAGATAG
- a CDS encoding cupin domain-containing protein: protein MKHWLNIAAAGSGETERPSSDKVISGDPVFTTWNAEERDGLYCGVWQSTPGKWRIRYDEWEFCHILSGTSIITDADGNARTVTAGDSFVLQPGFSGSWEVVETTRKEYVIRL from the coding sequence ATGAAGCACTGGCTTAATATTGCAGCGGCAGGTAGCGGGGAAACGGAACGCCCTTCGTCCGATAAGGTTATCAGCGGCGATCCCGTCTTTACCACCTGGAACGCAGAAGAGCGCGACGGGCTTTACTGCGGGGTTTGGCAATCGACCCCCGGCAAGTGGCGCATCCGGTATGATGAGTGGGAATTCTGCCACATCCTGTCCGGCACCTCGATCATCACCGACGCCGATGGCAATGCCCGTACCGTCACCGCCGGCGACAGTTTTGTGCTGCAGCCGGGCTTCAGCGGCAGTTGGGAAGTGGTCGAGACCACCCGCAAGGAATATGTCATCCGGCTTTAG
- the hemB gene encoding porphobilinogen synthase, with product MKRSVDEITGSRRLRRNRRFDWSRRMVRENRVTSDDLIWPVFLIEGKNRTEPIAAMPGVERLTADKAVDAAKKARDLGIPAIATFANIPLEKRDETGSAVLDAKGVVNEATRAMKAAVPEVGIITDVALDPFTSHGHDGILRDGIILNDETVEQVARAAVVQADAGADIIAPSEMMDGRIGAIRDALDDAGHQDVAIMSYATKFASAFYGPYREAVSTGGLLKGDKKTYYLDPANSDDALRECELDIAEGADMLMVKPGMPYLDIVARVKDAFAMPTFAYQVSGEYSMIMAGAEKGFLDRDKAMMEAMLAFKRAGCDGVLTYFAPLVAELLQKGWRE from the coding sequence ATGAAACGCAGTGTGGATGAGATTACCGGTTCCAGGCGCTTGCGGCGCAACCGGCGCTTTGACTGGTCGCGGCGCATGGTGCGCGAAAACCGGGTAACGAGCGATGATCTGATCTGGCCGGTCTTTCTGATCGAGGGGAAAAACCGCACCGAGCCCATCGCCGCCATGCCGGGGGTTGAACGCCTGACCGCCGACAAGGCGGTCGATGCGGCAAAGAAGGCACGTGACCTGGGCATTCCGGCGATCGCCACCTTCGCCAATATCCCGCTGGAAAAGCGCGATGAAACAGGTTCTGCCGTGCTCGATGCGAAAGGCGTGGTCAATGAGGCGACACGGGCGATGAAGGCCGCCGTGCCGGAAGTCGGCATCATCACCGATGTGGCGCTCGATCCGTTCACCAGCCATGGCCATGACGGTATTTTGCGCGACGGCATCATCCTCAACGATGAAACGGTGGAGCAGGTCGCCAGGGCGGCGGTCGTACAGGCCGATGCCGGTGCCGACATCATCGCACCATCGGAAATGATGGACGGACGCATCGGCGCAATACGCGACGCGCTGGATGACGCAGGCCATCAGGACGTTGCGATCATGAGCTATGCCACCAAGTTCGCCTCGGCGTTTTACGGCCCCTACCGGGAGGCGGTCTCCACCGGGGGGCTGTTGAAGGGCGACAAGAAGACCTATTACCTGGACCCGGCCAACAGCGATGACGCGCTGCGCGAATGCGAACTCGACATTGCCGAGGGCGCCGACATGCTGATGGTCAAGCCCGGCATGCCCTATCTCGACATTGTCGCCCGCGTGAAGGACGCCTTTGCCATGCCGACCTTCGCCTATCAGGTGTCGGGCGAGTATTCGATGATCATGGCCGGTGCAGAGAAAGGCTTTCTCGACCGTGACAAGGCCATGATGGAAGCAATGCTCGCCTTCAAGCGGGCAGGCTGCGACGGCGTGCTGACCTATTTTGCGCCGCTGGTCGCCGAACTGCTCCAAAAGGGGTGGCGGGAATGA
- a CDS encoding DUF6163 family protein: MELELYHRKRDQGLIGAALVVFKRMVALFLIVFALGYWARITGLWPGNGLQFDTMPEHWRIASTVLAVMLPVSALGLWGQFSWGTISWLLTVSIELVMYLGLPERFAGGREVVWFHLAAIIVYFALKALSRMIGGRRRILPSRS; this comes from the coding sequence ATGGAACTTGAGCTTTACCACCGCAAACGCGATCAGGGCCTGATCGGCGCCGCGCTTGTCGTCTTCAAGCGCATGGTGGCGCTGTTCCTCATCGTCTTTGCCCTTGGCTACTGGGCGCGCATTACCGGGCTTTGGCCCGGCAACGGCCTGCAGTTCGACACCATGCCCGAACACTGGCGCATCGCCTCCACCGTTCTGGCCGTCATGCTGCCGGTTTCCGCCCTCGGCCTTTGGGGCCAGTTTTCCTGGGGCACGATCTCCTGGCTGCTGACGGTGAGCATCGAGCTTGTCATGTATCTGGGCCTGCCCGAGCGTTTTGCCGGCGGGCGCGAGGTGGTCTGGTTCCATCTTGCTGCCATTATTGTCTATTTTGCCCTCAAGGCCCTTTCCCGGATGATCGGCGGCAGGCGCCGCATCCTGCCTTCGCGCTCATAG
- the ldtR gene encoding transcriptional regulator LdtR, translated as MVGKRIEPETEGDIKQGYLEALTLVERLHRRLLDVIKDEFDRQGRNDINAVQALLLHNIGNSELTAGELRTRGYYLGSNVSYNLKKLVDMGLISHQKSRVDRRSVRVSLTDSGMEVADIVEGLYQRHIASIEKVGGLSYGEFEKMNKALQRLERFWTDQILYRL; from the coding sequence ATGGTGGGAAAACGGATCGAGCCGGAAACCGAAGGCGACATCAAACAGGGCTATCTGGAAGCCCTGACGCTGGTGGAACGCCTGCACCGCCGCCTGCTCGACGTGATCAAGGACGAATTCGACCGCCAGGGCCGCAACGACATCAATGCCGTCCAGGCGCTGCTGCTGCACAATATCGGCAATTCGGAGCTGACCGCCGGCGAGTTGCGCACCCGCGGCTATTATCTGGGCTCCAACGTCTCCTATAACCTGAAGAAACTGGTCGACATGGGCCTGATCTCCCATCAGAAGAGCCGCGTCGACCGCCGCTCGGTCCGCGTCAGCCTGACCGATTCCGGCATGGAAGTTGCCGACATCGTCGAGGGGCTTTACCAGCGCCATATCGCCTCGATCGAAAAGGTCGGCGGGCTTTCCTATGGCGAATTCGAAAAGATGAACAAGGCCCTGCAGCGCCTCGAACGCTTCTGGACCGACCAGATCCTGTATCGGCTTTGA
- a CDS encoding class I SAM-dependent DNA methyltransferase yields MSADDQLEAFIKRWQENAGGAERANFPLFLTELCEIVGVEKPEPASTDTENNAYVFERAVTFREAGNRTGHGRIDLYKRGSFVLEAKQSVKRASQKKLDNQEDLFRAEDDKGASRRADRKWDVLMMNARRQAEEYAKALPAADGWPPFILVCDVGFCIEVYADFTGQGKNYSQFPDRRGYRIYLDDLRDAKTRERLKAIWEDPKSLDPTARAVKASREIAERLAQVSKSLEAAKHDPEEVAAFLMRCLFTMFAEDMELLPKDSFRDMLKGCEDKPENFAPMVSQLWQAMDKGEFAYGIAAKVRQFNGNLFASSKVFELNQEEIGELRHAADADWTEVDPSIFGTLLEQALSPTDRSKLGAHYTPRAYVERLVIATIMEPLQEDWRNVRNTAERLHSEKRDAEAIKVVREFHEKLFNTRVLDPACGTGNFLYVSLELMKRLEGEVLEALLDLGGQEALRGLERHEVDPHQFLGIELNHRARHIAELVLWIGFLQWHKRNRGELPSDPVLRDYGNIRQGDAVLTWDGYPVPTIKDGKETFPNARRPDWPEAEFIVGNPPFIGKGAMMREALGDDYVEALWKVNKHINKSADFVMYWWDRAAEILTRRGTKLRRFGLVTTNSITQIFNRRILEERLGDKNPISVVMAIPDHPWTKASKDTASVRIAMTVAEDKNSVGQLLKVTNEKALDTDDPEISFRHDFGKIHANLSIGADLTSAVELQANEGMSCNGMMLAGRGFVLSESEANHLRKLDREAAGSVIKPFINGGELVRSWSRRYVIDFFGLDEKEARERFPNAFQHLLTNVKPERDKNRRPAFKKRWWIFGEPRRTFRPALERLQNYIGTTETAKHRVFQFLSTDYLPDHMIIAIGSDDPFVLGVLMSDIHSILWMKASAGSLGVYKGNVRYNKSRCFDPFPFPDPDDKTRAEIGALAEEIDAHRKRAQAEHGVTLTQMYNVLEKLRAGAASHPEPVEGEGAAPMVRQAHHEGGADMHLTPEEHEIHDKALVTTLKHLHDRLDEAVARAYGWPADLSEQEILANLVALNKERAEEEKRGTVRWLRPEYQIPRFGSAAEKAKLEEQIEADLGEQAAPATKTRKPKYPTDELAQTIAVTHVLANAGHSLSIPEIAAHFSQGMKVRKQIISTLLAMARMGELTSHDGNKTVTLKRAA; encoded by the coding sequence ATGAGTGCTGACGATCAGCTTGAAGCCTTTATCAAGCGCTGGCAGGAAAATGCGGGCGGGGCCGAACGTGCCAATTTTCCGTTGTTTCTCACCGAACTGTGCGAAATCGTGGGCGTTGAGAAGCCCGAGCCGGCGAGCACAGATACCGAAAACAACGCCTATGTTTTCGAACGCGCAGTCACCTTTCGCGAGGCGGGAAACCGTACCGGCCATGGCCGCATTGATCTCTACAAACGCGGTTCATTCGTCCTTGAGGCCAAGCAAAGCGTCAAACGCGCCAGCCAGAAAAAACTCGATAATCAGGAAGACCTGTTCCGCGCCGAGGACGACAAGGGCGCAAGCCGCCGTGCCGACCGCAAATGGGACGTTCTGATGATGAATGCCCGCCGTCAGGCGGAAGAGTACGCCAAGGCACTCCCTGCAGCCGATGGCTGGCCACCCTTCATACTGGTCTGCGATGTGGGGTTCTGTATCGAGGTCTATGCAGATTTCACCGGTCAGGGAAAGAACTACTCCCAGTTTCCCGACCGTCGCGGTTACCGCATTTACCTGGATGACTTGCGTGATGCCAAAACCAGAGAGCGTCTGAAAGCGATCTGGGAAGACCCGAAATCACTGGACCCCACGGCGCGCGCGGTGAAGGCATCACGGGAAATCGCCGAGCGTCTGGCGCAGGTATCCAAATCGCTGGAAGCTGCCAAGCATGACCCCGAAGAGGTTGCCGCTTTCCTGATGCGCTGCCTTTTCACCATGTTTGCCGAAGACATGGAACTGCTGCCAAAAGACAGCTTTCGCGACATGCTGAAAGGCTGTGAGGACAAGCCGGAAAATTTCGCGCCCATGGTAAGTCAACTGTGGCAGGCAATGGACAAGGGCGAATTCGCCTACGGAATTGCCGCCAAGGTACGCCAATTCAATGGTAATCTTTTCGCTTCATCCAAGGTGTTTGAGCTAAATCAGGAGGAGATCGGCGAACTGCGCCACGCTGCTGATGCAGACTGGACGGAGGTGGACCCGTCCATCTTTGGAACGCTTCTGGAACAGGCGCTCTCGCCAACTGACCGGTCAAAGCTCGGCGCTCACTACACGCCACGTGCCTATGTGGAACGGCTGGTGATTGCCACCATCATGGAACCGCTGCAGGAAGACTGGCGTAACGTGCGCAACACGGCTGAACGCCTGCATTCGGAAAAACGCGACGCCGAAGCCATCAAGGTGGTGCGCGAATTCCACGAAAAACTGTTTAACACAAGGGTGCTGGACCCTGCATGCGGCACGGGCAACTTCCTCTATGTTTCGCTGGAACTGATGAAACGGCTGGAAGGCGAAGTACTGGAAGCGCTGCTTGATCTTGGCGGACAGGAAGCGCTACGCGGACTTGAACGGCACGAAGTCGACCCGCATCAATTTCTCGGGATCGAACTCAACCATCGCGCCCGCCACATCGCCGAACTGGTGCTGTGGATCGGCTTCCTGCAATGGCACAAGCGCAACCGGGGCGAACTGCCAAGCGATCCCGTGTTGCGCGACTATGGCAATATTCGACAAGGTGATGCGGTGCTGACCTGGGATGGCTATCCCGTGCCGACCATCAAGGACGGCAAGGAGACCTTTCCCAATGCTCGACGGCCGGACTGGCCGGAGGCCGAATTCATCGTCGGCAATCCGCCGTTTATTGGCAAGGGCGCAATGATGCGTGAAGCGCTCGGCGACGATTATGTTGAGGCTTTGTGGAAGGTTAACAAGCACATCAACAAGAGCGCCGATTTCGTCATGTACTGGTGGGACCGGGCAGCGGAAATCCTCACACGTAGGGGGACAAAGCTCCGGCGCTTCGGGCTTGTGACGACAAACTCCATTACCCAGATATTCAACAGGCGTATTCTTGAAGAGCGCCTTGGCGACAAGAATCCAATCTCTGTGGTAATGGCGATACCGGATCATCCATGGACCAAAGCCTCCAAGGATACAGCGTCAGTCCGAATAGCCATGACTGTTGCCGAAGATAAAAACAGCGTTGGGCAGCTTTTGAAAGTGACCAACGAAAAAGCCCTTGATACGGACGATCCTGAAATCAGTTTTCGCCACGATTTCGGGAAAATACATGCCAATCTTTCGATCGGCGCTGATCTGACATCTGCCGTAGAGCTACAGGCAAATGAGGGAATGTCGTGCAATGGCATGATGCTGGCAGGACGCGGTTTTGTGCTAAGTGAATCGGAAGCCAACCATCTTAGGAAATTGGATAGAGAAGCGGCTGGCTCGGTTATCAAACCATTCATCAACGGTGGTGAGCTGGTTCGAAGCTGGTCCCGGCGCTACGTCATTGACTTCTTTGGTTTGGACGAAAAAGAAGCAAGGGAGCGGTTTCCAAACGCGTTCCAACATCTTCTCACCAACGTGAAGCCTGAACGTGATAAAAATCGCCGTCCTGCCTTCAAAAAGCGTTGGTGGATATTTGGAGAGCCCCGTCGGACCTTCAGGCCAGCTTTGGAACGACTTCAGAATTACATTGGAACCACCGAAACAGCGAAACACCGCGTGTTTCAATTTCTCAGCACCGATTATCTGCCAGACCATATGATCATTGCGATTGGTTCGGATGATCCCTTTGTTCTTGGCGTATTGATGTCGGACATTCATTCGATCCTATGGATGAAAGCGAGCGCTGGGTCACTTGGAGTATACAAAGGAAATGTTCGCTACAACAAATCCCGCTGCTTCGACCCATTTCCGTTTCCCGATCCTGACGACAAAACCCGCGCCGAGATCGGTGCGCTGGCGGAGGAGATCGATGCGCATCGAAAACGTGCGCAGGCAGAGCATGGCGTGACGCTGACGCAGATGTACAACGTGCTGGAGAAGCTAAGGGCTGGCGCGGCCTCTCATCCTGAGCCTGTCGAAGGAGAAGGGGCCGCCCCTATGGTTCGACAAGCTCACCATGAGGGCGGAGCCGACATGCACCTCACCCCCGAGGAGCATGAAATCCACGACAAGGCGCTGGTGACGACGCTCAAGCATTTGCATGACAGGTTGGATGAAGCCGTTGCCCGTGCCTATGGCTGGCCTGCTGACTTGTCCGAGCAGGAAATTCTCGCCAATCTGGTCGCGCTCAACAAGGAGCGGGCAGAAGAGGAAAAACGCGGCACCGTGCGCTGGCTGCGGCCCGAATACCAGATACCGCGCTTTGGCTCAGCAGCGGAAAAAGCCAAGCTGGAGGAACAGATCGAAGCCGATCTGGGCGAGCAGGCGGCGCCGGCAACTAAAACGAGGAAGCCAAAATATCCCACCGACGAACTGGCGCAGACCATTGCCGTTACCCATGTTCTGGCCAATGCCGGGCACTCGCTTTCCATTCCTGAAATTGCCGCGCACTTTTCGCAAGGCATGAAGGTACGCAAGCAGATCATATCCACCCTGCTTGCCATGGCCCGTATGGGAGAACTGACCTCGCACGACGGCAACAAGACGGTCACACTGAAACGGGCCGCCTGA